The following is a genomic window from candidate division WOR-3 bacterium.
TTACCGACCGATTTAATGACAACCCGGTGATGGTGATAATAAATAAGAATAAAAAAACATTGGACTTAAAACAATGGACAAGCATTACTAATTATGCATTCTCTACGAATGGAAGGTATATTTTGTTTCATGCCAAAAAACCTTATAATAATAGACTCTGGGATTACATCTATTTTTTAGATCTGACGACAGATAAATCTTGGGAGTATCTATTTCCTTTTTGTTTTTCCTGTAAAAGAGGATGGATCGATTTAAAAGTTTATGATGACGGCAAAAGCGAGGTGATTTACCGGAATGAGCACCGGGTTTTTGATAAAGAGGGCCATCTTCTGGACATATTTGTGAAACTTGACTGAAAGTGCACAACGGCGATAGGCAGGTGAAAGTTGATGAGATGGAAGCAAATGATCTTTAAAAGATTGCCTGAAAGCATAAAGTGGCAAGAATACCCATAATAAACATACCACCCAAACAGCTGAAGACTCGTGCCTTTGCCTTGGTGGGTGCAGTACGGACGGCATCATAGTTTAGATTTACAATCGTTTCTTTGTTTGCTTCGATCTTTACCTTCACCATTCCTTCACCAAATTTGGCAATCCGCCATAATGCACCAAGGTTGCCATTTTTAAATTGATAGGAAGCGGTTTCAATCGAATCCTGAGGAAAAAACCCAACATTGTATTCACCTGGTTTAAGTGGATACTTGATAATCGGTGTCTTTCCGATATAATCGTTCTCCACATAGATCGGGAGTCCGTCTTTTTCTGAGCGTACGGTGAGATACCCTTCGTCGATCTGCATCAAAAGTAATAAAATAATCATAGGCTATTATAGTTATTGTTGCTGAGATGTCAAGGAGTTTGTAATTTTGATCGAGAAGTTGGAATGGGATTCCAGAAATGGCTTGCTTTCTTAATTTTTATGAATATAATTTTTAGAAAATAGTTATGGGACTTAAATGGCTCATATCATGGCTTTTGACATTTCCCCTTTTTATCCTACTCACGGGTGTGGAGATTAGGGGTAGAATTCCTAAAAAGGGTCCTTTAATTCTTGCGAGTAATCATCTCTCCTTCTTAGACCCGCCTTTGATTGGCTATACAGCATTCCGGGAGGTTTTTTTTCTTGCCAAACCCGGGCTCTTTATCATTTCAAAATTCTTTACCTGGCTCATCAGAACCTATAATGCGATAAATCTTGAAGATGGCCAGGGGATAAGGCTGGCAGTTAGATTGCTCAAGGCGGGCAAGGCTGTGGTGATTTTTCCCGAAGGAACGCGTTCCCGAAAGGGAATATTATTACCATTTAATCCGGGCGTGGGTTTTCTGGCGATAAATTACCAGATCCCGGTGGTCCCGGTGCGGATAATAAATTCGAATAAAAACTGGCTGGGATTGGTTTTGCGTTGGCATAAATTGAAGATCATTTATGGCAAACCTATCTTTCCTGATGGTTTTAAAAATACGAAAGAAGATTATGAACGGTTTGCAAGCAGAATCCGGGAGGGGGTTGCTAAGCTGCGATGAAGATCTACTGTGCGCGCCACTCTGGTTTTTGTTTTGGAGTGAAAAGGGCGATAAAAATGGCAATGGAGGCGACTGAAAAGTACCAATCAGTTTATTCTTTTGGTCCCCTTATTCATAACCGAGATTTCGTTGCTGAACTTGAGGAAAAAGGGATAAAAGTAATTGAGGATATAAAGGAATTGAAGGGTAATGGAATTACCGTAATCATTCGTTCCCATGGTGTGCGACCTGCAACGCTGGAAAAATTGAAGAGGCGAGGTGTTAATATTATTGATGCTACCTGCCCAAAAGTGCGCCGTGCTCAGTTATATGCCGAGAAACTGAAACAAGAAGGATATTTTGTGATCATCGTTGGAGAAAAAGACCACCCCGAGGTAAAGGGATTACTGGGTTATGCAGGAAAGAATTCAGCAATTTACTCTGAGGATCTGAAATTGAGGCATAAAAGGATTGGGATTGTTCCACAGACCACATTGGATTTTGAACATTTTTACAATGCGGTACGAAATCTATTACCGAAGGTAACAGAGATGAAAATTTATAATACCATCTGCGACGAGACAATTCTACGGATTAAAGAAGCGCTCGCACTCGCCCAAAAGGTGGATATTATGATTGTGATTGGTGGTAAGAATAGCGCCAATACCACACGTCTCTATCAGATTTGTAAAAGCATTAAACCGGCGTATCATGTTGAGTCGGTAAACGACATCGATTGGGCATGGTTTAAAGGGATAAAGAGTGTAGGAATCACCGCTGGTGCTTCTACCCCTGAAGAACAGATTGCACAGGTGATTGATTATCTGAAGAAAATTGGTTCTTAAAAATCCCGTTTTTCGAGTGCCTTAATACCCAATTTTATCGGGAGATATATTGTAATAAGACTAAGTATTCCGAAGACAGTAAAAGATATAGCAAAAAGTTTCCAATTCAAAGGACGGTTAAAATAGATGCTGAATAAATAATTGTGAACCGGAGCAGCAAATAAGACGATTACAATACCGATAAAGGCAATACTAATCAATGCAGCAATAATCCCCCCGCTTCCCGAGGCGATTTTTGAAGGATTATCTTCATTAAATTGCGGAAAGATACAGCCTATGCCAATGTTGATTGAGACCAAAGCGAGAGCCACAAATAATCCAATGACTAAGGTGAAATTGAAAATTACCGCTTCAGTTTTAATAAAGATATTAGCAATGAAAAGCAGACATTCCATGATGATTACTCCGATTAACGCATAGAATAAATATTTGGTTAAAATCACTTTTTTTAATCGGCAAGGCGAAGAAACGATTATCCAGATACCTTTTCTTTCCAGGCTGAGGGCCGGGAAGATGAACCGGACCCCAAGAGTAGCGATGACAAAACTTACATATGCAAAATTGGCAAAAGCAAGGAATGTGCGCCAAAAGGAAAAACCAAAGTATATCGGTGTCCGGCGAAGAGAGAGAACATAGATGATGAGTAAAATAATGAATATGGAGAGCTGAACCCACTGTACTGGTTCGCGCAAGAAAAGAATGATATCTTTAAACAAGAATGTTTGAAATGCATTTTTGGGGAAACGAGCCAGGATTGACTTTTTCTTGTTTACTTTCCCTGCCTGTTCGGCGACAAGAAGAAAAGATTTGTGATAGAAAAACTCAGCGCTGAGGTAAGATAAAGAAAGACAACTGAGGGCGGCAAAGAGAAGTCGGAGGATGTTGAGAATGCCGGTTTTATTAAAGGTGAGGAAATCCTTGAAGATATTGCCCAGCCAAGTTGATGGGAGATAATGACCACCCACGGTGGTCAATTGGGCCACAAATGTTAGTAATTCCTGCTCATTTTCGGTTTCAAAGATTCGTAACAATGATGGATTGCCAATTTTTATGTAAAGAAAGATTAAGGATAAGATGAATAGGATGGAGATGAAGATGATATACCTCGGTTGCAAACGCGGAAATAGTCGGATAAAGAGAAAAATTAGGATGACCGAAAGGGCGGCGGGGATTAACAAAAAGATAATAAAACTTAAAAAAGTGAGCGGATAAAAAATAAAAAGAGCATGGTTAGCGATTCCGTAGGCAAAGATTAAAGGGATAGCTAAGGCAAAGGTAGCCCAAGAAGAATAAAGTGCGCTTTCAAACAATTTAGATAAGTAGATAGTAGTCGGTAGGACAGGCAAGGAAAAAAGAAAATTTAGTTCCAGGTTATTATAAAAGGTAGAGAAAGAACTGATGATATTGCTGAAAAGGAGCATGATAAAAAAAACGAAAAGAATCATCTCCAATGTTCGGGTCATGATCGCAGGTCCAATGATTTCCACGGTGTTGAGATACTTAAAGATACGGAAGAATAGATAATAACCGCCCAATAAAAATCCAAACATGATAATCAAAAAAGTTATGCGGGGCATATGGTATCTGTTCGGTGTAAAGTACCTGCGGATGTGCCGGAGGCGGACTGCAAGCAGTAGAATCAATGACTTCAAGATTCCTCGGTCAATTTCAAATAAATTTCTTCAATGTCCTTTCTACCTGTTAACTGTGCGAGTTCTTCCGGGGTACCGACAAATTTTAATTCACCTTTATTGATTATTCCAAGGCGGTGGGCGATTTGTTGAGCAAAGTAAAGGGTGTGAGTTGAGACCATCAAGGTTTTACCCTGCTGGGCAAGTTCCATGAAAGTCTCCCGGACTACCTTGCTCATCTTGGGGTCGAGTCCGACTAAGGGTTCGTCAATCAGGATTAAAAGTGGGTCGTGGATCAACAACTGGCACATGATAATCTTCTGTTTCATACCATGTGAATA
Proteins encoded in this region:
- a CDS encoding lysophospholipid acyltransferase family protein, which codes for MGLKWLISWLLTFPLFILLTGVEIRGRIPKKGPLILASNHLSFLDPPLIGYTAFREVFFLAKPGLFIISKFFTWLIRTYNAINLEDGQGIRLAVRLLKAGKAVVIFPEGTRSRKGILLPFNPGVGFLAINYQIPVVPVRIINSNKNWLGLVLRWHKLKIIYGKPIFPDGFKNTKEDYERFASRIREGVAKLR
- the ispH gene encoding 4-hydroxy-3-methylbut-2-enyl diphosphate reductase; translation: MKIYCARHSGFCFGVKRAIKMAMEATEKYQSVYSFGPLIHNRDFVAELEEKGIKVIEDIKELKGNGITVIIRSHGVRPATLEKLKRRGVNIIDATCPKVRRAQLYAEKLKQEGYFVIIVGEKDHPEVKGLLGYAGKNSAIYSEDLKLRHKRIGIVPQTTLDFEHFYNAVRNLLPKVTEMKIYNTICDETILRIKEALALAQKVDIMIVIGGKNSANTTRLYQICKSIKPAYHVESVNDIDWAWFKGIKSVGITAGASTPEEQIAQVIDYLKKIGS
- a CDS encoding PEGA domain-containing protein: MIILLLLMQIDEGYLTVRSEKDGLPIYVENDYIGKTPIIKYPLKPGEYNVGFFPQDSIETASYQFKNGNLGALWRIAKFGEGMVKVKIEANKETIVNLNYDAVRTAPTKAKARVFSCLGGMFIMGILATLCFQAIF